A genomic window from Candidatus Woesearchaeota archaeon includes:
- a CDS encoding GTP-binding protein — MQNIMNIVIVGHVDHGKSTLIGRLFYDTDSLPVGVIEEIRKTCEMLGRDMEFAYLLDSLSEEREQNITIDTTQSFFKTAKRKYAIIDAPGHKEFLRNMITGAAQADAGVLIVSAEEGVQEQSKRHAYLLSLLGLKQVIVVINKMDKFEYGQTRFDELKNEMSVFLAKLGMAPQQVIPISAREGDNVAQKSKNMPWYQGATVLEALDGFVAKDEETQKPLRLPVQDVYKIDDKRILVGRVESGTISTGDAIVFLPSGKATMVKSVESFLKNTTTAYRGECIGITTTDPLFVERGEIAIKQTEQKLVPTTTLNAVVFWMARKPVMCNQKILLRCATQEVSCVIERIHKRIDSSNVTVIEENAVQLNETEVGEVTIITTAPIVVENRTEGEELGRFVLVADNDVAGGGLVS; from the coding sequence ATGCAAAACATCATGAACATCGTCATCGTCGGCCATGTGGACCACGGCAAGTCAACACTTATTGGCAGACTATTTTATGATACCGACTCACTGCCAGTTGGGGTGATTGAGGAGATCAGAAAGACCTGCGAAATGCTCGGCAGAGACATGGAATTTGCGTATCTCCTTGACAGCCTGTCAGAAGAGCGCGAACAAAACATCACGATTGACACCACTCAAAGCTTTTTCAAAACCGCGAAGCGAAAGTATGCTATCATTGACGCGCCGGGGCACAAGGAATTCCTGCGCAACATGATTACCGGCGCAGCGCAGGCAGATGCCGGCGTGCTGATTGTTTCAGCAGAAGAGGGCGTGCAGGAACAGTCAAAGCGCCACGCCTATCTATTGTCGCTGCTTGGACTCAAGCAAGTTATCGTCGTCATCAACAAGATGGACAAATTTGAATACGGCCAAACACGGTTTGACGAGCTAAAAAATGAGATGAGCGTTTTTTTAGCAAAGCTCGGCATGGCGCCGCAGCAAGTCATCCCCATCTCGGCGCGCGAAGGCGACAATGTCGCGCAAAAATCAAAGAATATGCCATGGTATCAGGGCGCAACCGTGCTTGAAGCGCTTGACGGCTTTGTCGCCAAAGACGAAGAAACACAAAAACCACTCCGCCTGCCGGTGCAGGATGTGTACAAAATTGACGACAAGCGCATTCTTGTTGGCCGCGTGGAAAGCGGCACCATTTCAACGGGCGATGCAATCGTGTTCCTGCCATCAGGCAAGGCCACCATGGTGAAATCAGTTGAATCATTTTTGAAAAACACAACAACCGCGTACCGCGGCGAATGCATCGGCATTACCACCACTGACCCGCTCTTTGTCGAGCGCGGCGAAATTGCCATCAAACAAACAGAGCAGAAACTCGTGCCCACAACAACGCTGAATGCTGTCGTGTTTTGGATGGCGCGCAAGCCTGTGATGTGCAACCAAAAAATACTTCTCCGCTGTGCAACACAAGAAGTGTCGTGTGTCATTGAGCGAATTCACAAACGAATTGATTCATCAAATGTCACGGTGATTGAAGAAAATGCTGTACAGCTCAATGAAACAGAAGTGGGAGAAGTTACTATTATAACAACTGCGCCGATTGTCGTTGAAAACCGCACTGAAGGCGAAGAACTCGGCCGATTTGTGCTGGTCGCGGACAATGATGTAGCCGGCGGCGGACTCGTTTCGTAG
- a CDS encoding glycosyltransferase family 2 protein: protein MKPNNSSAGSSRPLVSVIILNWNQPDYTVACVKSVLTQQLSAGEFEVFLVDNGSNDDSYLRFKKEFGSNKKITIIETGKNLGYTGGNNIAAKQTRGKYIVILNNDTEVEPGWLEALVRVIQSDEKIGAVNSYEIRAGKKVPLETYAAYEFPLNVLQYGVKVLRKKKLDVKKLKKGMPVEVSAIKGCSFIYRKELAPVPFDDDYFIYAEETKLSWLLRSRGYKIMLAPTSIVNHYHNVVRKSNKEFSKFAVYLGERNRLMNLLTFYQWGTTLKMLPLFKLQSLASNIIQWRKIPYRFKAYWYIMTHLKMVWKKRKEIQSARSVPDKALLEHAWRLYPRAAAEFD from the coding sequence ATGAAACCAAACAACAGCTCCGCTGGCTCAAGCAGGCCGCTGGTCTCAGTTATTATTCTCAACTGGAACCAACCGGACTACACGGTTGCGTGTGTGAAGTCAGTGCTTACCCAGCAGCTTTCTGCAGGGGAGTTTGAAGTTTTTTTGGTGGACAATGGCTCCAACGACGATTCGTATCTGCGATTTAAAAAAGAATTTGGCAGCAATAAAAAGATAACGATTATTGAAACAGGGAAAAATCTTGGCTACACCGGCGGCAACAACATAGCGGCGAAACAAACGCGGGGAAAATACATTGTCATTTTGAACAATGACACTGAAGTTGAGCCGGGATGGCTTGAGGCGCTGGTTCGTGTGATACAGTCAGATGAAAAGATTGGTGCAGTGAACTCGTATGAAATTCGTGCAGGCAAAAAAGTGCCGCTGGAAACATACGCAGCATACGAATTTCCCCTGAATGTATTGCAATATGGGGTAAAAGTGTTACGGAAAAAGAAACTCGATGTTAAAAAATTGAAAAAGGGAATGCCCGTTGAAGTATCTGCTATCAAAGGATGCTCGTTTATTTACCGCAAAGAGCTTGCGCCGGTGCCGTTTGACGATGATTATTTTATTTATGCAGAGGAAACAAAGTTGTCATGGCTGCTGCGGAGCCGTGGCTACAAAATAATGCTTGCGCCGACGTCAATAGTGAACCATTACCATAACGTGGTGCGAAAATCAAACAAAGAGTTTTCAAAATTCGCCGTGTATCTCGGAGAGAGAAACCGGCTGATGAATCTCCTCACGTTTTACCAATGGGGAACTACGCTGAAGATGCTGCCACTCTTCAAACTGCAATCGTTGGCATCAAATATTATTCAATGGCGCAAAATTCCATATCGGTTTAAGGCGTATTGGTATATTATGACGCATCTGAAAATGGTGTGGAAAAAAAGAAAAGAAATCCAATCAGCGCGCAGCGTGCCTGACAAGGCACTGCTTGAGCATGCATGGCGGCTGTATCCGCGGGCTGCTGCAGAATTTGATTGA
- a CDS encoding alkaline phosphatase family protein — MKPTHGATQRVIILGVDGVPHTQIKRLAQEGKLPNFRKLMNAGQFHPLKTEVPPITAMGWPTIYTGVNPGRHGLYDFGPVDKNALNVVRFHNPADCQAEFLWEILERNGIKSGVVGVPMSSPFRNKPTFGEGDHLRGDWVHFDEWKNKDNFARVIHTHPAFNERIYSMMHNKFDQLEYALETKMPAEGVQFLALTVYVIDPLQHFRWTNFPVVEKGFKLIDERMGKIMKKLKPNDTLIVVSDHGMTRLEKMFFTNKWLEHRGYLVLKKKQEKKAIEKIGEKSFINVQTFEKITMPIINMLITTNMIKHMPKSLARLYDYIRKKVLPSKKRDSVGWDKILPDVDWKKTKAYSVGCVGNIYLNIKEREKYGSVAKKEAHKLAEKIRQELIADAEKNEMKAEVHFREEIYSGNGLEHCPDIIPLIDGGSVLTTSGYPLADTWVRAVAAEEAQTATHDMFGIFGAYGKNVTGIPGEKVLSVRDITPTVLRLFGLTKEIKGMDGRVLDEFFTKLSTPGTPEAPGSVAVREEEKITDALAGIQF, encoded by the coding sequence ATGAAACCGACACACGGTGCCACACAACGTGTCATTATTCTCGGCGTTGACGGCGTGCCGCACACGCAAATAAAGCGGCTGGCACAAGAAGGAAAGTTGCCGAATTTCAGGAAACTCATGAACGCGGGGCAGTTTCACCCGCTCAAAACCGAAGTGCCGCCGATTACTGCGATGGGCTGGCCAACGATTTATACTGGCGTGAATCCCGGCAGGCACGGACTCTACGATTTCGGGCCGGTTGATAAAAACGCGCTCAATGTGGTACGCTTCCACAACCCTGCTGATTGCCAGGCAGAATTTCTGTGGGAGATTCTTGAGCGCAATGGCATCAAATCAGGAGTGGTCGGCGTACCGATGAGCAGTCCGTTCCGGAACAAGCCAACCTTTGGCGAAGGTGACCACCTGCGCGGCGACTGGGTGCATTTTGACGAGTGGAAAAACAAAGACAATTTCGCGCGCGTCATCCACACCCACCCGGCATTTAATGAACGAATTTATTCGATGATGCACAACAAGTTTGACCAGCTGGAGTACGCGCTTGAGACAAAAATGCCGGCAGAAGGCGTGCAGTTTCTGGCGCTAACCGTGTATGTAATTGACCCACTCCAGCACTTCCGGTGGACCAATTTTCCGGTCGTAGAAAAAGGGTTTAAGCTTATTGATGAGCGCATGGGAAAAATTATGAAAAAACTGAAGCCGAATGACACGCTCATTGTTGTTTCAGACCATGGGATGACGCGGCTTGAAAAAATGTTCTTCACCAACAAGTGGCTTGAGCACCGCGGGTATTTGGTGCTCAAGAAAAAACAGGAAAAGAAAGCCATTGAAAAAATCGGTGAAAAAAGTTTCATTAATGTCCAGACATTTGAAAAAATTACCATGCCCATAATTAATATGTTGATTACTACGAACATGATTAAGCACATGCCAAAGTCTCTTGCTCGGCTGTATGATTATATCCGCAAAAAAGTGCTTCCCTCAAAAAAACGGGATTCCGTCGGTTGGGACAAAATACTGCCGGATGTTGACTGGAAAAAAACAAAGGCCTACAGCGTCGGCTGTGTGGGAAATATATATTTAAACATCAAAGAACGCGAAAAGTACGGCAGTGTTGCGAAAAAAGAGGCGCACAAACTCGCTGAAAAAATACGACAGGAATTGATTGCTGACGCTGAAAAAAACGAGATGAAAGCAGAGGTTCATTTCCGCGAGGAGATTTATTCAGGAAACGGGCTTGAGCATTGCCCTGATATCATTCCGTTGATTGACGGCGGCAGTGTGTTGACAACGAGTGGATATCCTCTGGCAGATACTTGGGTGCGCGCGGTTGCAGCAGAGGAGGCGCAGACCGCAACCCATGATATGTTTGGCATTTTTGGAGCGTATGGCAAGAACGTGACTGGTATTCCTGGAGAAAAAGTGTTGAGTGTTCGTGATATTACGCCGACGGTGCTTCGCTTGTTTGGACTGACGAAAGAGATCAAAGGAATGGATGGTAGAGTGCTGGACGAGTTTTTTACTAAACTAAGTACGCCAGGAACACCTGAAGCGCCTGGATCAGTTGCAGTGCGTGAAGAAGAAAAAATTACAGACGCGCTGGCAGGAATACAGTTTTAA
- a CDS encoding aminotransferase class III-fold pyridoxal phosphate-dependent enzyme: MNEYKPRLRKTLCIIPARGGSKGIPRKNIRLLAGKPLIAYTIETAKKCPSIHKTIVTTDDAEIAEIASRFGAEVPFLRPKELADDNTPIMPVLRHAISFLEQRGEQYDTIVLLEPTSPLRSVDDVEQAIQKLAEGDVDTVVGVSPFEIDFSDIMIPESGYIEPFIEQKEVTFRRQHTKDLNLIQLNGLVYVAKRDIIMNPSTIILNPFGDNRIKTRYVTIPKSRCLEIDEPLDFEFAEFMIRRQMNRSMAQYNGSNGAGGTRMNQSPQTPSMIKPRILAKSEEFWKRACKVTPAGTQCYSHGPTQFVGGASPKFIVRGKGCTVWDVDGNEYLDLTSGGYPSILGYAYEPVNDAVRKQMECGTLFPMMHPLEVEVAELLTETIPCAKVTRFAKNGSDVTAMAVRAARSFTKREKIACCGYHGIHDWYISTTTRNDGIPKFNSLLTHPFEYNNIESLKKIFDDNPGQIAGVIMEAVQLTPPKDGFLEKVKKLAHENGALLIFDEVITGFRFGMGGAQEYFGVVPDLACFGKSMSNGYPLSALTGREDIMRVFEKNTFFSSTYGGETTTLAAGKATINELRDKKVHPFLWQQGEKLKDGFNKIAREHGMHEHVECIGYPAWSVLSFKNSKEGTSFEKKSLFQQEGMKRGLLTGCYHGLGYAHKDEFIDRALAIYNDAMKIFAQHIEKTKQGENILKFIEGDIVKPVFRPVN; encoded by the coding sequence ATGAACGAATACAAACCACGGCTCCGGAAAACACTCTGTATCATTCCTGCACGCGGCGGCTCAAAAGGCATTCCCCGCAAAAATATTCGCCTGTTGGCAGGCAAACCGCTGATTGCCTACACGATTGAAACCGCAAAAAAATGCCCCTCAATACACAAAACAATTGTCACGACTGATGATGCTGAGATTGCAGAAATTGCATCTCGCTTCGGCGCTGAAGTTCCGTTCCTGCGGCCAAAAGAGCTGGCAGACGACAACACGCCCATCATGCCGGTACTCCGCCATGCGATTTCATTTCTTGAGCAGCGCGGAGAACAGTACGACACTATTGTGCTGCTCGAGCCGACCTCGCCATTGCGGTCAGTTGACGATGTGGAACAGGCAATTCAGAAATTAGCAGAGGGCGATGTTGATACGGTTGTTGGCGTTTCGCCATTTGAAATTGATTTTTCAGATATCATGATTCCTGAATCCGGTTACATCGAGCCGTTCATCGAACAAAAAGAGGTGACATTCAGGCGCCAGCACACCAAAGACCTCAACCTTATCCAGCTGAACGGGCTGGTGTATGTGGCGAAGCGCGACATCATCATGAACCCGAGCACCATCATCCTGAATCCGTTTGGCGACAATAGAATAAAAACAAGATATGTCACGATTCCAAAAAGCAGATGCCTTGAAATTGACGAGCCGCTCGATTTTGAGTTTGCAGAGTTTATGATCCGGCGGCAGATGAATCGGAGTATGGCACAGTACAACGGGAGTAATGGAGCAGGGGGTACACGCATGAACCAATCACCACAAACACCATCAATGATAAAGCCAAGAATTCTTGCAAAATCAGAAGAGTTTTGGAAGCGCGCGTGCAAAGTGACTCCCGCAGGCACCCAGTGCTACAGTCACGGCCCAACACAATTCGTCGGCGGCGCATCCCCTAAATTTATCGTGCGCGGCAAAGGCTGCACGGTCTGGGATGTTGATGGCAATGAATATCTTGACCTCACCAGCGGCGGCTACCCGTCCATTTTAGGCTACGCATATGAGCCGGTCAATGACGCGGTGCGCAAGCAGATGGAGTGTGGAACATTATTTCCCATGATGCACCCGCTTGAAGTTGAAGTTGCAGAGCTGCTCACTGAAACTATACCCTGCGCAAAAGTAACCCGCTTTGCAAAAAATGGCTCTGATGTAACGGCAATGGCAGTGCGCGCTGCACGCTCGTTCACGAAACGGGAAAAAATTGCGTGCTGCGGCTATCACGGCATTCACGACTGGTATATATCGACGACAACAAGAAATGATGGCATTCCAAAATTTAATTCGCTGCTCACACACCCCTTTGAGTACAACAACATCGAAAGCCTCAAGAAAATTTTTGATGACAACCCTGGGCAAATTGCAGGAGTGATTATGGAAGCAGTGCAGTTGACGCCGCCCAAGGATGGATTCCTTGAAAAAGTGAAAAAGCTCGCGCATGAGAACGGCGCGCTGCTGATTTTCGACGAGGTTATCACCGGATTCAGGTTTGGTATGGGAGGCGCGCAGGAATACTTCGGTGTGGTGCCTGACCTCGCGTGCTTTGGCAAGAGCATGTCAAACGGCTATCCTCTTTCTGCGCTGACGGGCAGAGAAGATATCATGCGCGTGTTTGAAAAAAACACATTTTTCTCATCGACCTACGGCGGTGAAACAACGACACTTGCCGCAGGCAAGGCAACCATCAACGAGCTGCGCGACAAGAAAGTGCACCCCTTTTTATGGCAGCAGGGAGAAAAGCTCAAGGACGGATTCAACAAAATTGCGCGGGAACATGGCATGCACGAGCATGTTGAATGCATCGGCTATCCGGCATGGAGCGTATTAAGTTTCAAGAATTCAAAAGAAGGAACCTCATTCGAGAAAAAAAGCTTGTTCCAGCAAGAAGGCATGAAGCGCGGTCTGCTTACCGGCTGTTACCATGGATTGGGATATGCGCACAAGGATGAATTCATTGACCGAGCACTTGCCATCTACAACGACGCCATGAAAATTTTTGCCCAGCATATTGAAAAAACAAAGCAAGGCGAGAACATCCTGAAGTTTATCGAAGGCGACATTGTGAAGCCGGTGTTCAGGCCGGTGAATTGA
- the cysD gene encoding sulfate adenylyltransferase subunit CysD — protein sequence MDYLDELENKSVYIIREAYKQYRKLGMLWSIGKDSTTLLWLCRKAFFGKIPFPVMHIDTTFKFPEMYTFRDHWAQQWGLKLIVEKNEDAVARGIGYATHDAFTCCHELKTIALQKAIAKHKFEALLVGIRRDEHGIRAKERYFSPRNEEFKWDYKNQPAELWDQFKNKAEHGNHLRVHPLLHWTELDIWKYIEREGIPINELYFAKEGKRYRSLGCMPITKPIISTAATVQEIIHELETTNTPERAGRAQDKEQAYTMQKLRALGYM from the coding sequence ATGGACTACCTCGACGAACTGGAAAACAAAAGCGTGTACATAATTAGAGAAGCATACAAACAGTATCGAAAACTGGGCATGCTCTGGTCCATTGGCAAAGATTCTACCACACTCCTTTGGCTCTGCAGAAAAGCATTCTTTGGAAAAATTCCGTTCCCTGTCATGCACATTGACACGACATTTAAATTTCCTGAAATGTACACCTTTCGCGACCATTGGGCACAGCAATGGGGGCTGAAACTAATTGTTGAAAAAAATGAGGATGCTGTTGCCCGCGGCATCGGCTATGCAACGCATGACGCATTCACCTGCTGCCACGAACTGAAAACCATCGCGCTCCAAAAAGCAATTGCGAAACACAAATTCGAAGCACTCCTCGTCGGCATCCGGCGGGACGAACACGGCATCCGCGCCAAAGAGCGATATTTCTCGCCGAGAAATGAGGAATTTAAGTGGGACTACAAAAACCAGCCGGCAGAACTCTGGGATCAATTCAAAAATAAAGCAGAGCACGGCAACCATCTCCGTGTTCACCCACTACTGCACTGGACAGAGCTGGACATCTGGAAATATATCGAACGCGAAGGCATTCCGATTAACGAATTATATTTTGCAAAAGAAGGAAAACGCTATCGCAGTCTCGGCTGCATGCCAATTACCAAACCGATTATCTCAACAGCAGCGACGGTTCAAGAAATTATCCACGAGCTTGAAACAACTAACACGCCGGAACGTGCCGGCAGGGCGCAAGACAAAGAACAAGCATACACCATGCAAAAACTCCGCGCGTTAGGATATATGTAA
- a CDS encoding sulfite exporter TauE/SafE family protein, with protein MEPFFSLIIIGFVALVMEMVDAGMGMGYGTILTPVAIAAGYEPAMIVPVILLSQAVGGFTASLFHHRLGNVNFKPKTANPKRIAKALRKLGVVESFKQGFTHEFKGTLMLTLLGVLATFGGAVIATKLPGTALKVYIGALVLAMGLLLIFKKKPWVFSWKKMLGIGVLASFNKGATGGGFGPLATGGQVVIGNDHKKAIGSTTLAEAPICLTAFLTYIGLQGIPNVPLLIAACVGAMLGAPLGALCTKKLNETKMKKSIAVAMVLLGLWTLLKLVW; from the coding sequence ATGGAACCATTTTTTTCACTGATCATCATTGGCTTCGTCGCGCTTGTTATGGAAATGGTCGACGCAGGCATGGGTATGGGCTACGGCACGATACTCACGCCGGTTGCGATCGCCGCAGGATACGAACCAGCGATGATAGTGCCGGTTATTCTGTTGTCACAAGCAGTCGGCGGCTTCACCGCGTCACTGTTTCATCACCGGCTGGGAAATGTCAATTTCAAGCCCAAGACCGCAAACCCGAAAAGAATTGCCAAGGCGCTCCGAAAGCTGGGAGTTGTTGAATCATTCAAGCAGGGATTTACCCATGAATTCAAGGGCACGCTCATGCTCACGCTTCTCGGCGTGCTCGCGACATTTGGTGGGGCAGTCATCGCGACAAAACTGCCGGGCACAGCGCTGAAAGTATATATTGGCGCACTGGTGCTGGCAATGGGACTGTTACTCATCTTCAAGAAAAAGCCGTGGGTTTTTTCGTGGAAAAAAATGCTCGGCATCGGTGTACTCGCGTCGTTTAACAAGGGCGCGACCGGCGGCGGTTTTGGGCCACTGGCCACGGGCGGCCAAGTGGTCATTGGCAACGACCACAAAAAAGCAATTGGCAGCACCACGCTCGCTGAAGCACCTATATGTCTCACCGCGTTCCTCACCTATATCGGCCTTCAAGGAATTCCGAATGTGCCGCTCCTCATCGCCGCATGCGTCGGCGCCATGCTCGGCGCGCCGCTCGGTGCTCTGTGCACAAAAAAACTGAATGAAACAAAGATGAAAAAGAGTATTGCAGTTGCTATGGTACTGCTCGGCCTCTGGACGCTGCTGAAACTCGTGTGGTGA
- a CDS encoding CopG family transcriptional regulator translates to MAKEKDEKNTANGETESTHNYSTISLPKPLVEKIKKRCEGTGFNSVSSYVTYVLRQLISNMEQKEPANPRPANPEYRAPAKEAFSKDDEEKVKERLKALGYIQ, encoded by the coding sequence ATGGCAAAAGAAAAAGACGAAAAAAATACAGCAAACGGCGAAACTGAAAGCACGCACAATTACAGCACCATTTCTCTTCCCAAGCCGCTGGTTGAAAAAATAAAAAAACGATGTGAAGGCACTGGCTTTAATTCAGTCAGCAGTTATGTCACCTATGTCCTGCGCCAGCTTATTTCAAACATGGAACAAAAAGAGCCGGCAAATCCCCGGCCAGCGAACCCCGAATACCGAGCGCCGGCAAAAGAGGCCTTTTCAAAAGATGACGAAGAAAAAGTCAAGGAGCGCCTCAAGGCATTAGGGTATATACAATAA
- a CDS encoding CDP-alcohol phosphatidyltransferase family protein: MLSFREINQKRKKNYQESYLFDLTRLWSLPFTYLFYHTPLTPNMISMLSFVVLLVACGFIVVTTPIATMIGGILCWFSWVFDCVDGEIARLKGLSSDFGAWFDGALDRLGDIVLFGAITINLYQHSASLIVVIVGLLATVSTTLWRLNALYTKTTLHLPLTEKEPLKRFGFDTAAMYVIISLGLIFSTIGFKAAIAGWHINITALFAVMLFFAVIINVVTLKNIITTYVRHARQ, translated from the coding sequence ATGTTAAGCTTTCGTGAAATAAACCAAAAACGGAAAAAGAATTACCAAGAATCGTACTTGTTCGACCTGACACGGCTCTGGTCACTGCCGTTTACGTATCTATTTTACCACACGCCGTTGACACCAAATATGATTAGTATGTTGAGCTTTGTCGTCCTGCTGGTAGCGTGTGGATTCATTGTCGTCACAACCCCGATCGCAACCATGATTGGTGGCATCCTCTGCTGGTTCAGCTGGGTGTTTGACTGTGTTGACGGCGAGATTGCGCGGCTGAAAGGGCTGTCGTCTGATTTTGGCGCATGGTTTGACGGCGCACTTGACCGGCTCGGGGATATTGTCTTGTTTGGTGCAATAACGATTAACCTCTATCAGCATTCAGCGAGTCTTATCGTCGTCATTGTCGGCCTGCTCGCAACCGTGAGCACCACGCTCTGGCGGCTGAATGCACTCTACACAAAAACAACCTTACATCTGCCGCTCACTGAAAAAGAGCCGCTGAAGCGATTCGGATTTGACACAGCGGCGATGTATGTGATTATTAGTCTCGGATTGATATTCAGCACTATCGGATTTAAAGCAGCCATTGCAGGATGGCACATTAACATCACGGCACTTTTTGCAGTTATGCTCTTTTTTGCAGTAATAATTAATGTAGTCACGTTGAAAAATATTATAACAACGTATGTGAGGCATGCGCGCCAATGA
- a CDS encoding flippase: MPRKSTNQIKSIKKNSAKKTGHTTEHNYTRRMVHGASVLFVMGILASFSGYLLQVLLARALSPNDFGLVYAIFSLFGVLLVANEFGLRPALSKFIASFVVSKEYGKIKGAFFFVLLVQVALSILIGLVVILLGSFLSTHYFHTQAAYAPLIIYSIGFMIHSLHSMFKPTFQGFQFHTLYSLVDFLKITTILILTALLLPYGFGVSAPMIAYLVAYLVLPLGVYLPLLLRKLRHTPKVLAAKMELSPSLCKKIFLFGLPLILGEGAGIILGYSDTLVLAYFSLAQVGLYNIALPISKMLWRITTTLTTVFFPMASELWARKDTVRLNSGLTRMQKYALITVFPLAILIFFYAETIIQVFFGSAYVPAANALRFLVFGAIFYTIAQLNMTTLLGIGHPLLVTKLTMGVAVWDVIGNLVFIPAFGMMGAVLTTVVNFALLMVLSGWYVKKYIHISFSWLLFFKITAVNTLYAGFIFLVGRLLSTMLSFWPTAIIVVSSSTLFYFIALFVARIVSKEELFQLWHRIRKN; the protein is encoded by the coding sequence ATGCCTCGAAAATCAACTAACCAAATTAAATCAATCAAAAAAAACAGTGCTAAAAAAACAGGGCACACTACAGAGCACAACTATACGCGCCGCATGGTGCATGGTGCATCAGTTCTTTTTGTCATGGGCATTCTTGCCTCATTTTCGGGGTATCTCCTCCAAGTGCTGCTTGCACGCGCCCTCTCACCTAACGACTTTGGACTGGTCTATGCAATCTTCTCTCTCTTTGGTGTGCTCCTCGTGGCAAATGAATTTGGCCTCCGGCCAGCGTTGAGCAAATTTATCGCGTCATTTGTCGTTTCAAAAGAGTACGGAAAAATAAAAGGTGCATTTTTTTTTGTGCTGCTCGTCCAGGTCGCGCTTTCAATTCTCATTGGCCTTGTCGTGATTCTCCTCGGCTCATTTCTTTCAACTCATTATTTCCATACTCAAGCTGCGTATGCACCGCTCATTATTTACTCCATCGGCTTCATGATTCATTCGCTGCATTCCATGTTCAAGCCGACGTTCCAAGGATTTCAGTTTCACACGCTCTATTCCCTTGTTGACTTTCTGAAAATAACTACCATCCTCATTCTCACCGCGCTTCTTTTGCCGTATGGTTTTGGTGTTTCTGCGCCGATGATTGCATATCTTGTTGCGTATCTTGTGCTTCCGCTCGGCGTATATCTTCCGTTGCTGTTGCGTAAACTTCGCCACACACCCAAGGTTCTCGCTGCAAAAATGGAGCTCTCCCCATCACTCTGCAAAAAAATATTCTTGTTTGGCCTACCCTTAATTCTCGGTGAAGGCGCGGGCATTATCCTCGGCTATTCCGATACGCTTGTGCTGGCATATTTCAGCCTTGCACAGGTCGGCTTGTACAACATCGCCCTGCCGATTTCAAAAATGCTCTGGAGAATCACCACCACGCTCACCACAGTGTTTTTTCCGATGGCGTCTGAACTGTGGGCACGCAAAGATACAGTGCGGCTCAACAGCGGGCTTACGCGCATGCAAAAGTACGCGCTCATCACCGTGTTTCCCTTGGCAATTTTGATTTTCTTTTATGCTGAAACCATCATCCAAGTTTTTTTCGGCAGCGCCTATGTGCCTGCTGCAAACGCCCTGCGTTTCCTCGTCTTTGGCGCCATCTTTTACACCATTGCCCAGCTTAACATGACCACACTCCTTGGTATAGGCCATCCGCTGCTCGTCACCAAACTCACCATGGGTGTTGCCGTGTGGGATGTCATCGGCAATCTGGTGTTCATTCCCGCATTTGGCATGATGGGTGCCGTTCTCACCACGGTCGTTAACTTTGCGCTTCTCATGGTGCTATCGGGCTGGTACGTCAAAAAATACATCCATATATCATTTTCATGGCTGCTCTTTTTCAAAATCACCGCAGTCAACACCCTGTACGCGGGTTTCATTTTCCTTGTTGGCCGGCTGTTGAGCACGATGCTGAGCTTCTGGCCGACCGCAATTATCGTCGTATCTTCGTCAACCCTGTTCTACTTCATCGCGCTTTTTGTGGCGCGGATTGTTTCAAAAGAAGAGCTCTTCCAACTCTGGCACCGCATACGGAAAAACTGA